A section of the Malania oleifera isolate guangnan ecotype guangnan chromosome 2, ASM2987363v1, whole genome shotgun sequence genome encodes:
- the LOC131149226 gene encoding fasciclin-like arabinogalactan protein 17, giving the protein MDSTVHGVSKLVLLLLFAGICSALPENSILRSSPSSSSGQINSNSVLVALLDSHYTELAELVEKALLLHTLEDAVGKYNITIFAPRNEALERDLDPEFKRFLLEPGNLRSLQTLLLFHVIPTRVDSDMWEAESTRSTRHRTLSDDHVQLSRTASGEKAVDLATVVHPDSVVRPDGVIHGIERLLVPRSVQEDFNRRRSLRSISAVLPEGAPVVDPRTNRLKKAPATTAKPGSLPVLPIYDAMAPGPAMAPAPAPGPSGAHRHFDGESQVKDFIQTLLLYGGYNEMADILVNLTSLASEMGRLVSEGYVLTVLAPNDEAMAALTTEQLSEPGAPEQMMYYHMIPEYQTEESMYISVKRLGKVEYETLRLPHTVVAEEADGSVRFGKGDTAAYLFDPDVYTDGRISVQGIDRVLFPADVPEKKPEMTKTDHAVKVVAHPRRGKLLEVACGMLGALGQDHRFTTCQ; this is encoded by the exons ATGGATTCCACTGTCCATGGGGTAAGCAAGCTTGTACTCCTCTTATTATTCGCGGGAATATGCTCCGCATTGCCGGAAAATTCCATTCTCAGGTCGTCTCCTTCGTCGAGCTCCGGCCAGATTAACTCCAATTCGGTTCTGGTGGCTCTCCTCGACTCGCATTACACTGAACTCGCCGAGTTGGTGGAGAAGGCCCTCCTCCTTCACACCCTCGAAGACGCTGTCGGCAAGTACAATATCACCATTTTCGCTCCGAGGAACGAAGCTCTGGAGCGAGATCTCGACCCCGAGTTCAAGCGGTTCCTCCTTGAGCCCGGGAATCTCCGGTCCCTCCAGACCTTGCTTCTGTTTCACGTGATTCCGACTCGGGTCGACTCCGACATGTGGGAGGCCGAGTCGACTCGTTCGACTCGGCATCGCACGCTCTCCGACGACCACGTGCAGCTGTCTCGGACGGCGTCAGGCGAGAAGGCGGTGGATCTCGCGACGGTGGTTCACCCGGACTCGGTGGTTCGACCTGACGGAGTGATTCACGGGATAGAACGACTGTTAGTTCCACGGTCCGTACAGGAGGATTTCAACCGCCGGCGGAGCCTGCGGTCCATCTCGGCGGTGTTGCCGGAGGGAGCGCCGGTGGTGGACCCCCGGACGAACCGGCTGAAAAAGGCCCCAGCTACGACCGCGAAACCCGGTTCGCTGCCGGTTCTCCCGATCTACGACGCCATGGCTCCGGGACCCGCCATGGCTCCCGCGCCGGCGCCAGGGCCCAGCGGTGCGCACCGGCACTTCGACGGCGAGAGCCAGGTGAAGGACTTCATCCAGACGCTCCTCCTCTACGGGGGGTACAACGAAATGGCGGACATTCTGGTGAACCTGACGTCTCTGGCTAGCGAGATGGGGCGGCTAGTGTCAGAGGGATATGTGCTCACCGTCTTGGCTCCGAACGATGAGGCCATGGCGGCTCTGACGACGGAGCAGCTGAGCGAGCCGGGGGCGCCGGAGCAGATGATGTACTACCATATGATACCAGAGTACCAGACGGAGGAGAGTATGTACATTTCGGTGAAGAGGCTCGGGAAGGTGGAGTACGAGACGCTCCGGTTGCCGCACACGGTGGTCGCTGAGGAGGCCGATGGGTCAGTGAGGTTCGGGAAGGGGGATACGGCGGCGTATCTATTTGACCCGGATGTTTATACGGACGGTAGGATCTCGGTGCAGGGGATTGATAGGGTGTTGTTTCCGGCGGACGTGCCGGAGAAGAAGCCGGAGATGACGAAGACGGATCATGCCGTGAAGGTGGTCGCCCACCCTCGGAGGG GGAAATTGCTAGAAGTAGCTTGTGGGATGCTAGGGGCCTTGGGACAGGATCACCGATTTACCACTTGCCAATGA